One window of Streptomyces sp. NBC_00273 genomic DNA carries:
- a CDS encoding glycosyltransferase family 4 protein: protein MNALPAVDHGILFFPRGGSSLVVKNLTEQTIAAGRPARIFCGSLGEPGTTSHAATFYGDLPLVVSDYSPAATAHAAGADALAQTVPLHPSYEDRTAAPDRVFAAVDPATADAIEAYWRQHLTTHHAGEAGLLHLHHLTPLHGIAQGRDRPVVTTLHGTELKFLDNALRRLHLAERLDLSIADLGRHYRDAPQATLRRITRTAGTPDLDEAQALLTDHWHMWTHARHWVDRMRAYARTSNRIVVISEQDRALAQSLVEIPDSRIDLVPNGVDTDRFTPPSAFDDTDRYKILHRWLVDDPQGWLPGQGPGTIRYTTADVRRILHDDQGRRRPLLLWMGRFLAFKHLNLLLQAVAVLRDRTAVRPALLILGGHPGEWEGDHPHTLASQLGITDDVHFAGWRPHHDLIDGLHCADLLTAPSVDEPFGLIYLEAMASGTPVIASASGGPLSYVTTTGPHATGWLPAPGDLAATIEQALTDPAELTRRGQAARRFAHDHYSWRSLTPRYHDIYDRVLADRP from the coding sequence ATGAACGCCCTCCCGGCCGTGGACCACGGCATCCTCTTCTTCCCCCGCGGCGGCTCCTCCCTCGTCGTCAAGAACCTCACCGAGCAGACGATCGCCGCCGGCCGCCCCGCCCGCATCTTCTGCGGGTCCCTGGGGGAGCCGGGCACCACCTCCCACGCCGCCACGTTCTACGGCGACCTGCCCCTGGTCGTCTCCGACTACAGCCCGGCAGCCACCGCCCACGCGGCCGGGGCAGACGCCCTCGCCCAGACCGTGCCCCTCCACCCCAGCTACGAGGACCGCACCGCCGCCCCCGACCGGGTCTTCGCCGCCGTCGACCCGGCCACGGCCGACGCCATCGAGGCCTACTGGCGGCAACACCTCACCACCCACCACGCCGGCGAAGCCGGCCTGCTCCACCTGCACCACCTCACCCCCCTGCACGGCATCGCCCAGGGCCGGGACCGGCCGGTGGTCACCACCCTGCACGGCACCGAACTGAAATTCCTCGACAACGCCCTGCGCCGCCTCCACCTCGCCGAGCGCCTGGACCTGTCCATCGCCGACCTCGGCCGGCACTACCGCGACGCCCCCCAGGCCACCCTGCGGCGCATCACCCGGACCGCAGGCACCCCCGACCTCGACGAGGCCCAGGCCCTGCTCACCGACCACTGGCACATGTGGACCCATGCCCGCCACTGGGTCGACCGCATGCGCGCATACGCCCGCACCAGCAACCGGATCGTGGTCATCTCCGAACAGGATCGCGCCCTGGCCCAGTCACTGGTGGAGATCCCCGACAGCCGGATCGACCTCGTGCCCAACGGAGTCGACACCGACCGGTTCACCCCGCCCTCGGCCTTCGACGACACCGACCGCTACAAGATCCTTCACCGGTGGCTCGTCGACGACCCCCAGGGATGGCTCCCCGGCCAGGGCCCCGGCACCATCCGATACACCACCGCCGACGTCCGCCGCATCCTCCACGACGACCAAGGCCGCCGCCGCCCGCTCCTGCTGTGGATGGGACGCTTCCTCGCCTTCAAACACCTCAACCTCCTCCTGCAGGCCGTCGCCGTCCTGCGCGACCGCACCGCCGTACGCCCCGCGCTGCTCATCCTGGGAGGCCACCCCGGCGAATGGGAGGGAGACCACCCCCACACCCTCGCCTCCCAACTCGGCATTACCGACGACGTCCACTTCGCCGGATGGCGCCCCCACCACGACCTCATCGACGGCCTCCACTGCGCCGACCTCCTCACCGCCCCGTCCGTCGACGAGCCCTTCGGCCTGATCTACCTCGAAGCGATGGCCTCCGGCACCCCCGTGATCGCCTCCGCCAGCGGCGGCCCCCTCAGCTACGTCACCACCACCGGCCCCCACGCCACCGGCTGGCTCCCCGCCCCCGGCGACCTCGCCGCCACCATCGAGCAGGCACTCACCGACCCCGCCGAGCTGACCCGCCGCGGCCAGGCCGCCCGCCGCTTCGCCCACGACCACTACTCCTGGCGCTCCCTCACCCCCCGCTACCACGACATCTACGACCGCGTCCTCGCCGACCGGCCCTGA
- a CDS encoding UDP-glucose dehydrogenase family protein — MAERRIAVFGAGYIGLVTGACLAELGHHVTVRDINPERVRILRAGDVPIHEPGLGDMIARNKERLTFTEDLDQALTGAEIAYVCVDTPPSASGDADLTRVWAVVRSLTAAHDLRAVVMKSTVPVGTGARARLLLDEIGLAHVGYVSNPEFTAEGRAITDFMAPDRIVIGQDNDTAGALVAALHTGINAPVATMDVKSAEMVKLASNALLATKISFANEIATLCENTGADVTEVLGAVGMDHRLGAHFLRPGIGWGGSCFPKDSEALRQMASNTGFHPQLLTAVINVNNIQKRRAIQHLKDELGDLAGKHIALLGMAFKPGTDDMREAPSTVLAGRLLAEGAHVRSWDPLARPAAGEPWDSVTRASTPQQALAGADAVVIVTEWPELAEVNWAEAHSAMRTPVMFDGRNLLDPAHMREIGFRYTSVGRP, encoded by the coding sequence ATGGCAGAGCGACGCATCGCGGTGTTCGGCGCCGGATACATCGGCCTGGTGACCGGCGCGTGCCTCGCCGAGCTCGGCCACCACGTCACGGTCCGGGACATCAACCCCGAACGCGTCCGCATCCTCCGCGCCGGCGACGTCCCCATCCACGAACCCGGACTCGGCGACATGATCGCCCGGAACAAGGAACGCCTCACCTTCACCGAGGACCTCGACCAGGCCCTCACCGGCGCCGAGATCGCCTACGTGTGCGTCGACACCCCGCCCTCCGCCTCCGGCGACGCCGACCTCACCCGCGTATGGGCCGTCGTCCGCTCCCTGACCGCAGCCCACGACCTGCGCGCCGTCGTCATGAAGTCCACCGTCCCCGTCGGCACCGGCGCCCGCGCCCGCCTCCTGCTGGACGAGATCGGACTGGCCCACGTCGGCTACGTCTCCAACCCCGAGTTCACCGCCGAAGGCCGGGCCATCACCGACTTCATGGCCCCCGACCGCATCGTCATCGGCCAGGACAACGACACCGCCGGCGCCCTCGTCGCCGCCCTGCACACCGGCATCAACGCCCCCGTGGCCACGATGGACGTCAAGTCGGCCGAGATGGTCAAACTCGCCTCCAACGCACTCCTCGCCACGAAGATCAGCTTCGCCAACGAGATCGCCACCCTCTGCGAGAACACCGGCGCCGACGTCACCGAAGTCCTCGGAGCCGTCGGCATGGACCACCGCCTCGGCGCCCACTTCCTGCGCCCGGGCATCGGCTGGGGCGGCTCCTGCTTCCCCAAGGACAGCGAAGCCCTGCGCCAGATGGCCTCCAACACCGGCTTCCACCCCCAGCTCCTCACCGCGGTCATCAACGTCAACAACATCCAGAAGCGCCGCGCGATCCAACACCTCAAGGACGAACTGGGCGACCTCGCCGGCAAGCACATCGCCCTCCTGGGCATGGCCTTCAAGCCCGGCACCGACGACATGCGCGAGGCACCCTCGACCGTGCTCGCCGGCCGCCTGCTCGCCGAAGGCGCACACGTACGCTCCTGGGACCCCCTTGCCCGCCCGGCCGCCGGGGAGCCGTGGGACTCCGTGACACGCGCTTCGACCCCGCAGCAGGCACTGGCCGGAGCGGACGCGGTGGTGATCGTGACCGAGTGGCCCGAACTCGCCGAAGTCAACTGGGCCGAGGCCCACAGCGCCATGCGCACCCCGGTCATGTTCGACGGCCGCAACCTCCTCGACCCCGCCCATATGCGCGAGATCGGGTTCCGGTACACCTCCGTCGGCCGTCCCTGA